The sequence GCATCAGCCGACACTTCGCCAGGTAGCCGAACAGCGGCGACGAGCTAGCAGGCCAGGATAGGGGCATTTCGTAGGGCAGCCCGAGCCGATTCTTGGCGACGTGGCTGGCGCGTTCCTGCGTCAGCATGACACGTTCTTCGCCGCCGATCGCGACGCCGCGCTTCTGGTTGAAGCCTTCCGTCTTTTGAATGACGTTGACCTTCGTTCGCAAGAACAGAATCTCGTCGCACCAATCCAGCAGCGGCGACGAGCCTTCAACGTGCAGGGCCGGCGCGTAATAGTTGTACTGGTCAGCGTCGGGCGCCTTGAACTTTGGCGTATTCAGGTGAGCCGTAAAGATGACGTGCCGGCCCTGGCGCCACAGCCGCGAAAAGCCTTCGATCAGATAATGCCAGGTCGCGCGGGCTGCTTCGTAACCCTTGCTATAGCCAATGTCCTCGATTGTGTCCTTGCCGCGCTGGTCGGCGACTTGGA comes from Planctomycetota bacterium and encodes:
- a CDS encoding ATP-binding protein, producing MQLVQGGPNNPRRMLFFGDNGIGKSELAASFPTPVVLNYEDGMTGLPVDQTAKLSTYQETLDAIRWLIEVDQQHQTIIVDTADWLEKIVFFQVADQRGKDTIEDIGYSKGYEAARATWHYLIEGFSRLWRQGRHVIFTAHLNTPKFKAPDADQYNYYAPALHVEGSSPLLDWCDEILFLRTKVNVIQKTEGFNQKRGVAIGGEERVMLTQERASHVAKNRLGLPYEMPLSWPASSSPLFGYLAKCRLMQVQTAGNIAGVVSDGSSKPAATANGASSTPVTDELAAHMLGT